In Flavobacterium sp. N1736, the following are encoded in one genomic region:
- a CDS encoding phenylacetate--CoA ligase family protein, giving the protein MISLFDLSLKLNGFPIKEAKTELSKIVNLSEKDYAVFLQNKKQEIVDFHLKNNSFYQELVGNKTDIKWEDLPILNKQNLQKPLEERLSKGFTLKNVYLNKTSGSSGTPFVFAKDKYSHALTWASNIMRFGWFGIDFNHSYQARFYGIPMDFIGYQKERFKDFLSGRFRFPVFDLSDEILEKFLKKFKSKKFDYVNGYTSSIVLFAKYLEKKNITLKEVCPTLKACFVTSEMLFESDKKLLEKQFGIPIINEYGASELDLIAFENPKGEWQVNAETLFVEILDDNNNVLPYGQEGRIVITSLFNKANPFIRYDIGDIGILDEKSNPQKPILKKLIGRTNDVAILPSGKKSPGLTFYYVTKTIIEDDGNVKEFIIKQTQLDTFEIEYVAEKELNSDQIEKIKEAIALYLEPNLNFTFTRKTVLERTNRGKLKQFKSYL; this is encoded by the coding sequence ATGATTTCACTTTTTGATCTTTCCTTAAAATTAAATGGCTTTCCTATAAAGGAAGCAAAAACTGAATTGAGTAAAATCGTGAATTTATCTGAAAAAGATTATGCTGTTTTTCTTCAAAATAAAAAACAAGAAATTGTCGATTTTCATTTGAAAAATAATTCATTTTATCAGGAATTAGTAGGAAATAAAACGGATATCAAATGGGAAGATTTACCCATTTTAAACAAACAAAATTTACAAAAACCACTTGAAGAAAGGCTTTCAAAAGGATTTACTTTAAAAAATGTTTACCTCAACAAAACATCCGGTTCAAGCGGAACGCCTTTTGTTTTTGCTAAAGATAAATATTCTCACGCTTTAACCTGGGCGTCAAATATTATGCGTTTTGGCTGGTTTGGCATTGATTTTAATCATTCGTACCAAGCTCGTTTTTATGGTATTCCGATGGATTTTATTGGATATCAAAAAGAACGTTTTAAGGATTTTTTGAGCGGACGTTTTCGTTTTCCGGTTTTTGATTTATCAGATGAAATTCTGGAAAAATTTTTAAAAAAATTCAAATCGAAAAAATTCGATTATGTCAATGGTTACACGAGTTCGATTGTTTTATTTGCTAAATATTTAGAAAAGAAAAACATCACATTAAAAGAAGTTTGTCCAACTTTAAAAGCTTGTTTTGTTACTTCGGAAATGCTTTTTGAATCAGATAAAAAACTTCTTGAAAAACAATTTGGTATTCCTATTATTAACGAATACGGTGCATCAGAATTGGATTTAATTGCTTTTGAAAACCCAAAAGGCGAATGGCAAGTGAATGCTGAAACGCTGTTTGTCGAAATTTTAGACGACAATAATAATGTTCTCCCTTACGGACAAGAAGGTCGAATTGTGATTACTTCCTTATTTAATAAAGCAAATCCTTTTATAAGATATGATATTGGCGATATTGGAATTCTGGATGAAAAAAGCAATCCTCAAAAACCAATTTTAAAAAAATTAATTGGCAGAACCAATGATGTAGCAATCTTACCAAGCGGGAAAAAATCGCCCGGTTTGACCTTTTATTATGTAACCAAAACCATTATTGAAGATGACGGAAATGTAAAAGAATTTATCATCAAACAAACGCAATTAGATACTTTTGAAATTGAATATGTTGCTGAAAAAGAATTGAATTCAGATCAAATTGAGAAAATTAAAGAAGCTATTGCGCTGTATCTTGAACCTAATTTAAACTTCACTTTTACTCGAAAAACAGTTCTGGAAAGAACTAATCGCGGAAAATTAAAGCAATTTAAATCGTATTTATAA
- a CDS encoding HigA family addiction module antitoxin, protein MEKLKNIHPGEILAEEFLIPLNITPYRLSKDLKIPQTRISEIVKGNRRITADTALRLSHYFGNSAKFWLGLQDDFDIEQEESNKSQELKSIKRYDLKEAV, encoded by the coding sequence ATGGAAAAACTAAAAAATATACATCCCGGAGAAATTTTAGCAGAAGAATTTTTAATTCCTCTAAACATTACTCCATATCGTTTATCTAAAGATTTGAAAATTCCACAGACAAGAATTTCTGAAATTGTTAAAGGAAACCGAAGAATTACGGCTGATACTGCATTGCGTTTGAGTCACTATTTTGGAAATTCAGCTAAATTTTGGTTGGGACTTCAAGACGATTTTGATATTGAACAAGAAGAATCAAACAAAAGTCAGGAGTTAAAATCGATTAAACGTTACGACTTAAAAGAAGCAGTTTAA
- a CDS encoding type II toxin-antitoxin system RelE/ParE family toxin, which translates to MIILFGSKETEKIWNGIVVKKPSVDIQQIGRRKLRMLHNSQNLTDLRIPPSNRLEKLSGNLKDFYSIRINNQWRIIFVWENGNALNVEIVDYH; encoded by the coding sequence ATGATAATTTTATTTGGGTCGAAAGAAACTGAAAAAATTTGGAATGGTATTGTTGTTAAAAAACCTTCCGTTGACATACAACAAATTGGCAGAAGAAAACTCAGAATGCTTCACAACTCTCAAAACTTAACCGATTTGAGAATTCCGCCTTCAAACCGATTAGAAAAGCTGAGTGGTAATTTAAAAGATTTTTACAGTATAAGGATTAACAATCAATGGCGGATAATTTTTGTTTGGGAAAATGGAAATGCTTTAAATGTGGAAATTGTTGATTATCATTAA
- the purD gene encoding phosphoribosylamine--glycine ligase produces MTILLLGSGGREHAFAWKMIQSPLCEKLFVAPGNAGTAAIATNVAMSPTDFDAIKTFVLQENVKMVVVGPEDPLVKGIYDYFKNDESLQHIPVIGPSKLGAQLEGSKEFAKEFLIKHNIPTAAYDSFTAETVENGCVFLETLQPPYVLKADGLAAGKGVLIIQDLDEAKTELRNMLVHQKFGAASSKVVIEEFLDGIELSCFVLTDGKSYKILPTAKDYKRIGEGDTGLNTGGMGAVSPVPYVDAVLMEKIETRIVKPTIEGFQKDGIEYKGFVFIGLINVKNEPIVIEYNVRMGDPETEVVVPRLESDLVELFLSVANQELDTFELKVDPRSATTIMVVSGGYPEDFEKGKVITGLENITDSIVFHAGTKLDGENVVSNGGRVLTVTSYGDDFQQAIKKSYQNIDKLNFDKMYFRKDIGFDLL; encoded by the coding sequence ATGACAATTTTACTATTGGGATCAGGCGGAAGAGAACATGCATTTGCATGGAAAATGATTCAGAGTCCGCTTTGCGAAAAACTTTTTGTTGCACCAGGAAATGCGGGGACGGCTGCAATTGCTACAAATGTGGCAATGTCTCCAACCGATTTTGATGCAATTAAAACATTTGTATTGCAGGAAAATGTAAAAATGGTGGTTGTAGGACCAGAAGATCCTTTGGTAAAAGGGATTTACGATTATTTTAAAAACGACGAAAGTTTACAGCATATTCCTGTTATTGGACCATCAAAATTAGGAGCTCAACTTGAAGGAAGTAAAGAATTTGCTAAAGAATTCCTGATAAAACATAACATCCCGACTGCTGCTTACGACAGTTTTACTGCAGAAACAGTAGAGAATGGATGCGTATTTTTGGAAACTTTACAACCTCCGTATGTTTTAAAAGCAGATGGTTTAGCGGCCGGAAAGGGAGTTTTGATTATTCAGGATCTTGATGAAGCTAAAACTGAATTGAGAAATATGCTGGTTCACCAAAAATTTGGAGCAGCAAGTTCTAAAGTTGTGATCGAAGAATTTTTGGACGGAATCGAATTAAGCTGTTTTGTTTTAACTGACGGAAAAAGCTATAAAATTCTTCCAACGGCAAAAGATTACAAAAGAATTGGTGAAGGAGATACAGGATTAAACACAGGCGGAATGGGAGCGGTTTCTCCGGTTCCTTATGTTGATGCTGTTTTGATGGAAAAAATTGAAACAAGAATTGTAAAACCAACTATTGAAGGTTTCCAAAAAGACGGAATCGAATATAAAGGTTTTGTATTTATTGGTTTGATTAATGTAAAAAATGAACCAATTGTTATTGAATACAATGTAAGAATGGGTGATCCTGAAACTGAAGTTGTTGTACCAAGATTAGAATCTGATTTGGTAGAATTGTTTTTATCAGTTGCAAATCAGGAATTAGATACTTTCGAATTAAAAGTTGATCCAAGAAGTGCGACTACAATTATGGTAGTTTCCGGCGGATATCCTGAAGATTTTGAAAAAGGAAAAGTAATTACCGGATTAGAAAATATAACAGATTCTATAGTTTTTCATGCAGGAACAAAATTAGATGGCGAAAATGTCGTTAGTAATGGAGGACGTGTATTGACTGTAACATCATACGGAGACGATTTTCAACAGGCCATAAAAAAATCTTACCAAAATATAGATAAACTAAATTTTGATAAGATGTATTTTAGAAAAGATATTGGCTTCGACTTACTTTAA
- a CDS encoding DUF6341 family protein has product MTAFFEGIQYLFVNILFAPLDFLRHFERVSWFGANTINWIFMIICACAIVYWIKQLRIFDDAGTENQDTTAHSFLK; this is encoded by the coding sequence ATGACAGCTTTTTTTGAAGGAATACAATACTTATTCGTTAACATTTTATTTGCTCCACTTGACTTTTTACGTCATTTTGAACGTGTTAGTTGGTTTGGTGCGAATACAATTAACTGGATCTTCATGATCATCTGCGCATGCGCAATCGTTTATTGGATTAAACAATTACGCATTTTTGATGACGCCGGAACAGAAAATCAAGATACTACAGCTCACTCTTTTTTAAAGTAA
- a CDS encoding DUF6427 family protein: MITSVFRKSTPLNYSLVVILILVFFFMFQFQEPSWMSSSFLAFQKMSLLCFLFASFFLINFIVKKNGLSKDNGYAIFFYLLFLLFFPTIFNNANVIYANFFILLALRRLISLQSLKASKEKIFDASFWILIASLFQFWCILFLVLVFISIIFHVSRDYRNWVLPFIALMAVAVIFLLISLIFHIDAIAFFQKRAVVDFNIDYFKDNYENGALSIYVAVALFFVVSMLMTFSNRPQIVHSSYKKIVACFFIAAFVYLISPNKSNDLLLFSIAPLTMMASSYVEYVQQKLNSEVVYYTLIACSLFTFFTQL; encoded by the coding sequence ATGATAACAAGTGTTTTTAGAAAATCTACACCATTAAATTATTCATTGGTCGTAATTTTAATACTGGTTTTCTTTTTTATGTTTCAATTTCAGGAACCATCGTGGATGAGTTCTTCATTTTTGGCGTTTCAAAAAATGAGTTTATTGTGCTTTTTATTTGCATCTTTTTTTCTGATAAATTTTATCGTAAAAAAGAACGGACTCAGTAAAGACAACGGTTACGCGATATTTTTTTACTTATTGTTTCTGTTATTTTTTCCAACAATATTCAATAATGCAAATGTTATATATGCCAACTTTTTTATTTTGCTGGCACTTCGAAGGCTGATTTCTTTACAATCATTAAAAGCTTCAAAAGAAAAAATATTTGATGCTTCTTTTTGGATTTTAATAGCTTCTTTATTTCAATTTTGGTGTATTCTTTTTCTGGTATTGGTTTTTATATCGATTATTTTTCACGTTTCACGCGATTATCGAAACTGGGTTTTGCCTTTTATTGCGCTTATGGCTGTTGCAGTAATTTTTTTATTGATATCATTAATCTTTCATATTGACGCTATTGCCTTTTTTCAAAAACGTGCTGTAGTCGATTTTAATATTGATTATTTTAAAGATAATTACGAAAACGGAGCTCTTTCAATATATGTTGCTGTTGCTTTATTTTTTGTGGTTTCGATGTTAATGACTTTTTCAAACAGACCTCAAATTGTGCATTCATCATACAAAAAAATTGTAGCGTGCTTTTTTATAGCGGCTTTTGTTTACCTTATTTCGCCTAATAAAAGCAACGATTTATTGCTATTCAGCATTGCTCCTTTAACCATGATGGCATCAAGTTATGTCGAATATGTGCAGCAAAAACTGAACAGTGAAGTTGTATATTATACTTTGATTGCGTGTAGTTTATTTACTTTTTTTACACAATTATAA
- the upp gene encoding uracil phosphoribosyltransferase, protein MKIHYISENNSVLNHFLGQIRNINVQNDSMRFRKNIERIGEIMAYELSKDLSYKNVDIQTPLGIKKTTQINDDLVLCSILRAGLPLHNGFLNYFDHAENSFVSACRYHPNNDDEFEIRVEYQAVSDINNKTVLLLDPMLATGQSIVAVHEKLVQNATPSEIHIVVVIAAPEGVAYLEKNLPENCHLWIASLDEKLNEKNYIVPGLGDAGDLAYGSKL, encoded by the coding sequence ATGAAAATTCATTATATCTCTGAAAATAACAGCGTACTAAACCACTTTTTAGGTCAAATCAGAAACATCAATGTTCAGAACGACAGTATGCGTTTTCGAAAAAATATAGAACGAATTGGTGAAATCATGGCTTATGAACTTAGCAAAGATTTATCGTATAAAAATGTTGACATTCAAACACCGCTTGGCATAAAAAAAACGACTCAAATAAATGACGATTTGGTTTTATGTTCGATTTTACGAGCCGGATTACCGCTTCATAACGGTTTTTTAAATTATTTTGATCATGCCGAAAATAGTTTTGTTTCGGCTTGCAGATATCATCCAAATAATGATGATGAATTTGAAATTAGGGTTGAATATCAAGCTGTTTCAGACATCAATAATAAAACTGTTTTACTTCTCGATCCCATGTTGGCAACAGGACAATCGATTGTGGCAGTTCATGAAAAATTAGTTCAGAATGCAACTCCAAGTGAAATTCATATTGTTGTTGTTATTGCCGCACCTGAAGGCGTAGCGTATCTTGAAAAAAATCTGCCTGAAAATTGTCATTTATGGATTGCTTCTCTGGATGAAAAACTAAATGAGAAAAATTACATTGTTCCGGGACTTGGCGATGCCGGCGATCTTGCTTACGGAAGCAAATTATAA
- a CDS encoding DUF4254 domain-containing protein translates to MFSKLAYSVFEQSIKDYHQFDNVDQPISNPYPKDKFEHLLYLKNWIDTVQWHFEDIIRDPQIDPVAALTLKRRIDASNQERTDMVEYIDSYFLQKYSDVKAKDGAKINSESPAWAFDRLSILALKIYHMQEEANRAEASQEHRDKCQEKLNILLEQRSDLSTAIDDLLADIESGEKFMKVYKQMKMYNDDELNPVLYQNKK, encoded by the coding sequence ATGTTTTCAAAATTAGCATATTCTGTTTTCGAACAAAGCATTAAAGATTATCACCAGTTTGATAACGTTGATCAACCGATAAGCAATCCTTATCCGAAAGATAAATTTGAACATTTATTATATTTGAAAAACTGGATTGATACTGTTCAATGGCATTTTGAAGATATTATTCGTGATCCGCAAATTGATCCGGTTGCTGCATTAACTTTAAAAAGAAGAATCGATGCATCAAACCAGGAACGTACTGATATGGTAGAATATATCGATAGTTATTTTTTACAAAAATACAGCGATGTAAAAGCAAAAGACGGAGCAAAAATCAATTCTGAAAGTCCGGCTTGGGCTTTTGACAGATTGTCTATTTTGGCGTTAAAAATTTATCACATGCAAGAAGAGGCTAATCGTGCAGAGGCTTCGCAAGAACACAGAGATAAATGTCAGGAAAAATTAAATATTCTTTTAGAACAAAGAAGTGATTTATCAACTGCAATTGATGATTTGCTGGCTGATATTGAAAGTGGAGAAAAATTCATGAAAGTGTACAAACAAATGAAAATGTATAATGACGATGAATTGAATCCGGTTTTATACCAAAATAAAAAATAA
- a CDS encoding glycosyltransferase family 9 protein produces the protein MRLSAMGDVAMTVPVLRAFVKQYPEVKLTVISRPFFKPFFDGIPNLEFFAFDEKERHKGFAGLLRLFKDIRKLKIDAFADLHNVLRSKIVSLLFALSGKKRATVDKGRDGKKELTRAENKIFKQLPTMFERHAKVFEELGFPLNLSNPSFPEKAKLSSEILEIIGDQNQKLIGIAPFAQYDSKVYPLDLMTEVITTLAKNPDYKILLFGGGKKEIEILDSLSQPFDNVINMAGKIKFQQELQLISNLDVMLSMDSGNAHIAAMLGVKVITLWGATHPYAGFLPFNQSLENVLTSDRNQYPKLPTSVYGNKIVEGYEDAMRTISPEKIVYSIQSQLS, from the coding sequence ATGAGACTTTCTGCAATGGGAGATGTCGCCATGACGGTTCCTGTTTTACGCGCTTTTGTAAAACAGTATCCGGAAGTTAAACTAACGGTAATTTCACGCCCGTTTTTTAAACCGTTTTTTGACGGAATTCCAAATTTGGAGTTTTTTGCTTTTGATGAAAAAGAACGTCACAAAGGTTTTGCGGGACTTTTGAGATTGTTTAAAGATATACGGAAATTAAAAATTGATGCTTTTGCAGATCTTCATAATGTTTTAAGATCTAAAATTGTGAGTTTGCTTTTCGCTTTAAGCGGAAAAAAAAGAGCGACAGTCGACAAAGGCCGTGACGGAAAAAAAGAATTAACCCGCGCCGAAAATAAAATTTTCAAACAATTACCAACAATGTTCGAAAGGCACGCAAAAGTGTTTGAAGAACTTGGTTTTCCTTTAAATTTATCTAATCCTAGTTTCCCTGAAAAGGCAAAATTGAGTTCAGAAATCTTAGAAATTATCGGAGATCAAAATCAAAAACTAATTGGGATTGCACCTTTTGCACAATATGATTCTAAAGTTTATCCGTTAGATTTAATGACGGAAGTTATTACAACTTTGGCAAAAAATCCAGACTATAAAATTTTGCTTTTTGGTGGTGGAAAAAAAGAAATCGAAATTCTGGATTCACTTTCACAACCATTTGATAATGTAATTAATATGGCTGGAAAAATTAAATTTCAGCAGGAGTTACAATTAATAAGCAACCTCGATGTCATGCTTTCTATGGATTCTGGAAATGCACATATTGCGGCAATGCTTGGCGTAAAAGTAATTACACTTTGGGGCGCAACACATCCTTATGCGGGATTTTTGCCTTTTAATCAAAGCTTAGAAAATGTGTTAACTTCTGACAGAAATCAATATCCAAAATTACCGACTTCTGTTTACGGAAACAAAATTGTTGAAGGTTATGAAGATGCAATGAGAACGATTTCTCCTGAGAAAATAGTTTACAGTATTCAGTCGCAGTTATCATAG
- a CDS encoding helix-turn-helix domain-containing protein, protein MEQKIHQGRNVKRFREMLGIKQEALAFDLGNDWNQKKISMLEAKDVIENSLLKQISTILKIPVEAFQNFDEEHAVNIIANTFHEGAVANNSGYFNCTINPIDKIVQIHEEKIVLYERMLKEKDELVARLEKLINK, encoded by the coding sequence ATGGAACAGAAAATACATCAGGGAAGAAACGTAAAACGTTTCAGAGAAATGCTTGGCATCAAACAAGAGGCATTGGCTTTTGATCTGGGAAATGACTGGAATCAGAAGAAAATTTCTATGCTTGAGGCAAAAGATGTTATTGAAAATAGCCTGCTTAAACAAATTTCAACAATATTAAAAATTCCAGTTGAAGCTTTTCAGAATTTTGATGAGGAGCACGCGGTGAATATTATTGCCAACACTTTTCATGAAGGAGCAGTTGCTAATAATTCTGGATATTTCAATTGTACTATTAATCCGATTGATAAAATCGTACAAATACATGAAGAAAAAATTGTGTTATATGAGCGTATGTTGAAGGAGAAAGATGAATTGGTGGCAAGACTTGAAAAATTAATTAATAAATAA
- a CDS encoding ferredoxin--NADP reductase → MPSFLKLIIKEVKRETANAVSVLFNVPEELKSDYKFVAGQYLNLKLTLDNQEIRRAYSICSAPESGELRIAVKAVKNGLFSQFANTKLKAGDVLEVGQPEGKFTFEPDAERQKNYAAFVAGSGITPVLSIIKSILKSEPKSSFVLVYGNRTPEDTIFYQELHDLQLQYVGRFFVHYVFSQAKAENALFGRIEKSAVNFVLNNKHKELEFDKFYLCGPEEMINTVSGILKEKNVKESAIKFELFTSSSQEHEIKTSLEGHTKITVLVDDDEVTFEMSQKQTILDAALKQGIDAPYSCQGGICSSCLARVTSGTAEMTKNSILTDGEIASGLILTCQAHPTSESIYVDYDDV, encoded by the coding sequence ATGCCTTCATTCTTAAAACTTATAATTAAAGAGGTTAAACGTGAAACTGCCAATGCGGTTTCTGTACTTTTTAATGTTCCCGAAGAACTAAAATCAGACTATAAATTTGTTGCCGGACAATACCTAAATTTAAAGTTAACGCTTGATAATCAAGAAATTCGTCGTGCATATTCTATTTGTTCAGCACCAGAAAGCGGCGAATTACGAATTGCTGTAAAAGCAGTAAAAAATGGTTTGTTTTCGCAGTTTGCCAATACAAAACTAAAAGCCGGAGACGTTCTTGAAGTAGGTCAGCCTGAAGGGAAATTTACTTTTGAACCAGATGCCGAAAGACAAAAAAACTACGCAGCTTTTGTTGCCGGAAGCGGAATTACGCCTGTACTTTCTATTATAAAATCGATATTAAAAAGTGAGCCAAAAAGTTCATTCGTATTAGTTTACGGAAACAGAACTCCCGAAGATACCATCTTTTACCAGGAATTACACGACTTGCAATTGCAATATGTGGGACGCTTTTTTGTGCATTATGTCTTTAGTCAGGCTAAAGCCGAAAATGCTTTGTTTGGCAGAATCGAAAAATCAGCTGTAAATTTTGTGCTCAATAACAAACATAAAGAATTAGAGTTTGATAAATTCTATTTGTGTGGTCCCGAAGAAATGATCAATACCGTTTCCGGAATTTTGAAAGAAAAAAATGTAAAAGAATCAGCCATTAAATTCGAACTTTTTACATCTTCATCACAAGAACATGAAATAAAAACTTCATTAGAAGGACATACAAAAATTACCGTTTTGGTTGATGATGATGAAGTTACTTTCGAAATGTCTCAAAAACAAACCATTCTTGACGCCGCTTTAAAACAAGGAATCGACGCTCCATATTCTTGTCAGGGCGGAATTTGCAGCAGCTGTTTAGCGCGTGTAACTTCTGGAACTGCAGAAATGACTAAAAATTCTATTTTAACTGACGGAGAAATCGCTTCGGGTTTAATATTAACTTGTCAGGCGCATCCAACTTCAGAATCTATTTATGTAGATTACGACGACGTATAG
- a CDS encoding DUF5687 family protein — protein MIKKFIYLEWKAFTRSASFGANLAMKILIGFLMIYFSVIFIAMGVGTFYLLKEMNLEPLITVNKFLIYYFLFDLVIRLLMQAIPVLNIKPLLVLPFKKPTIVHFSLGKTALSFFNWVHALFFIPFAIVLLLEDYDVIGIVFWLLAIFSLIYINNFLNIILSNIDKLFVVFIGVALALGAAQYYDLFNITVFTTPFFQGLYTQKGLFLIPVLVLIALYQFTFKYFKNNLFLDAGLSKKEDIATTENLAWLNQFGTIGTFLKNDIKLIRRNKRSKTTLIMSFFFLFYGLIFFGNTHQPAIMHIFAGIFVSGGFLFVFGQFVPSWDSSYYQLMMTQNIPYRGYITSKWWLVVIATFISTILASFYLFYGWEIYLTIVVGAIYNIGVNSHLVLLGGAFTKTPIDLSNASGAFGDKKAFNVSAMLLTLPKLLLPLGLYGIGLYLGNKNLGLALVAGAGILGFIFRNSVFSLIEKRYKIEKYSTISAYKQKS, from the coding sequence ATGATTAAAAAGTTTATTTATCTCGAATGGAAAGCCTTTACAAGATCAGCCTCTTTTGGAGCAAATTTGGCCATGAAAATTTTGATTGGTTTTTTGATGATCTATTTTTCTGTCATCTTTATCGCAATGGGAGTCGGGACATTTTATCTTCTTAAAGAAATGAATCTTGAACCATTAATAACCGTCAACAAATTTTTAATTTATTATTTTTTATTTGATTTAGTGATTCGTTTATTAATGCAGGCAATTCCTGTACTTAATATAAAACCGTTGTTGGTTTTACCTTTTAAAAAACCAACTATTGTTCATTTTTCGCTGGGCAAAACGGCTTTATCATTTTTCAATTGGGTTCACGCTCTTTTTTTTATTCCTTTTGCAATCGTATTATTGTTAGAAGATTATGATGTTATTGGAATTGTATTTTGGCTTTTGGCAATTTTCTCTTTAATATATATCAACAATTTTCTAAATATTATTTTAAGTAATATCGACAAATTGTTTGTTGTTTTTATTGGAGTTGCTTTGGCTTTGGGTGCAGCTCAATATTATGATTTGTTTAATATCACTGTTTTTACAACGCCTTTTTTTCAAGGACTTTATACGCAAAAAGGTTTGTTTTTAATTCCTGTTTTGGTTTTAATTGCATTGTATCAATTTACTTTTAAATATTTCAAAAACAATTTATTTCTAGATGCCGGACTTTCTAAAAAGGAAGATATTGCAACGACCGAAAATCTTGCGTGGCTAAATCAATTTGGAACTATAGGAACATTCCTTAAAAATGATATTAAATTAATTCGAAGAAATAAAAGATCGAAAACGACTCTTATCATGAGTTTTTTCTTTTTGTTCTACGGACTGATCTTTTTTGGTAATACGCACCAACCTGCGATCATGCATATTTTTGCCGGAATATTTGTTTCGGGCGGATTTTTATTTGTCTTTGGACAGTTTGTACCAAGCTGGGACAGTTCGTATTATCAATTAATGATGACACAAAATATTCCGTATCGCGGATATATTACGTCAAAATGGTGGCTGGTTGTAATTGCTACTTTTATCTCGACCATTTTAGCCTCTTTTTACCTTTTTTACGGATGGGAAATTTATCTGACTATTGTAGTTGGTGCCATTTATAATATTGGAGTCAATTCACATTTGGTACTTCTTGGCGGAGCTTTTACAAAAACACCAATTGATTTAAGCAATGCAAGTGGCGCTTTTGGTGATAAAAAAGCATTCAATGTAAGTGCGATGCTGCTGACTTTGCCAAAATTATTATTGCCTTTGGGATTATATGGTATCGGACTTTATTTAGGAAATAAAAACCTTGGATTAGCTTTGGTGGCCGGAGCAGGAATTTTAGGTTTTATTTTTAGAAACAGTGTTTTTTCATTAATCGAAAAAAGATATAAAATCGAAAAGTATAGTACAATAAGCGCTTACAAACAAAAGAGTTAA
- a CDS encoding ABC transporter ATP-binding protein — translation MIQVNQLSKIYNGTTVLNIHNLEIPKGQSFGLVGNNGAGKTTFFSLLLDLIQPSTGNIKSNNIQVNENENWKSFTGSFLDESFLIGYLTPEEYFYFIGDLRHQNKADIDALLAQHEEFFNGEILNNKKYLRDLSKGNQKKVGIIATLIGNPEVVILDEPFANLDPTTVSRLKKIIKELAQNPNVTVLVSSHDLQHTVEVCDRIVALNKGEIVKDIQTSEETLQELESFFAV, via the coding sequence ATGATACAAGTAAACCAACTTTCAAAAATATATAACGGAACAACAGTTTTAAACATTCATAATCTTGAAATTCCGAAAGGGCAAAGTTTTGGATTAGTGGGAAATAACGGAGCAGGAAAAACTACTTTTTTTAGTTTATTGCTTGATTTGATTCAGCCTTCGACAGGAAATATTAAAAGTAATAACATTCAGGTCAATGAAAATGAAAACTGGAAATCTTTTACGGGTTCATTTTTAGATGAAAGTTTTTTGATTGGCTATTTAACTCCCGAAGAATATTTTTATTTTATTGGAGATTTGCGTCATCAAAACAAAGCTGATATTGATGCATTATTAGCACAGCATGAAGAATTTTTTAATGGAGAAATCCTGAATAATAAAAAATATCTTCGCGATTTGTCTAAAGGAAATCAAAAGAAAGTGGGGATAATTGCCACACTTATAGGAAATCCGGAAGTAGTTATTCTGGATGAGCCTTTTGCGAACTTAGATCCGACAACCGTGAGTCGATTAAAAAAAATAATAAAAGAACTGGCGCAAAATCCAAACGTTACAGTGCTGGTTTCCAGCCATGATTTGCAGCATACCGTTGAGGTTTGCGATCGAATTGTTGCCTTAAATAAAGGAGAAATCGTAAAAGATATCCAAACATCGGAAGAAACCTTACAAGAACTCGAATCGTTTTTTGCAGTTTAA